The nucleotide window TAGATTGTGAACACCTCATGCACGCCCTGGTGGCGCAGGATCAGGGGCTGGCAGGCCAGATTCTGCGAAAGCTGGGCATTGCGCCCGACGCCTATCTGGGCGCCGTCGACGCCGAGATCGCCAAGATGCCGAGCGTGTCCGGTCCCGGGGCGCGCCCGGACCAGATCATGATCACGCCGCGCATGCAGAAGACGTTGGTTGCGGCCGACGACATGCGCAAGCGCATGAAGGACGAGTACGTGTCCGTGGAACACGTCTTCGTGGCCCTCATGGACGAGGGATCGAACACGGGCGTGGGCCGCGTGAACAAGCAGTTTTCCCTGGACAAGAACAAGGTCCTCGGGGCGCTGGAAGAGGTGCGCGGCAAGCAGCGCGTGACCTCGGACAATCCCGAGGCGACCTACGATTCGCTCAAGAAGTACGGCCGCGACCTGGTGGAGGAGGCCCGTTCAGGCAAGCTCGATCCGGTCATCGGCCGCGACTCCGAGATTCGCCGCGTCATCCGCATCCTGTCGCGGCGCACCAAGAACAACCCGGTGCTCATCGGCGAGGCGGGCGTGGGCAAGACGGCCATCGCGGAAGGGCTGGCCCAGCGCATCGTCAATGAGGACGTGCCCGAGGGCCTCAAGAACAAGACCGTGTTTTCCCTGGACATGTCCGCGCTCATCGCCGGGGCCAAGTACCGTGGCGAGTTCGAGGAACGGCTCAAGGCCGTGCTCAAGGAGGTGGCCGAGTCCGCCGGGCAGATCATCATGTTCATCGACGAGATGCACACCATCGTGGGCGCGGGCAAGACCGACGGGGCCATGGACGCTGGCAACATCCTCAAGCCCATGCTGGCGCGCGGCGAGCTGCACTGCATCGGCGCGACCACCATCGACGAATACCGCAAATACATCGAGAAGGACCCGGCGTTGGAGCGCCGTTTCCAGACGGTGCTGGTGGAAGAGCCCAACGTGGAGGACACCATTTCCATCCTGCGGGGGCTGCGGGAGCGGTTCGAGGTGCACCACGGCGTGCGCATCGCGGACAGTGCCATCGTGGAGGCCGCCGTGCTCTCCAACCGGTACATCACCGACCGGCAGCTCCCGGACAAGGCCATCGACCTCATCGACGAGGCCGCAGCCCTGATCCGCACCGAGATCGATTCCCAGCCCTATGAGCTGGACAAGGCCAATCGCCAGATCATGCAGCTCGAGATCGAGCGCGAGGCCCTCAAGCGCGAGTCGGACAAGGCGTCCCGCGAGCGGCTCACGGGGTTGGAGAAGAAGCTGGCGGAGATCAAGGAACATCAGGCTGCGCTGCTCGCCCAGTGGGAGAACGAAAAGTCCGGCATCGAGCGGCTTCGCTCCATCAAGGAGGCCATCGAGACCACCCGGCGCGAGATAGACGAGGCCAAGCGCGTGCACGACTACAACCGCGCCGCCGAACTGGAATACGGTCGCCTCAATACCCTTGAAAAGGACCTTGAAGAGCGCAACCGGGAACTGGAATCCGGGGACACGCAACGCATGGTCAAGGAGGAGGTCGGCCCGGACGACGTCGCCCAGGTCATCGCCAGGTGGACCGGCATCCCGGTCTCCAGGCTCATGGAAGGGGAGCGCGAGAAGCTGCTCAAGCTGGCCGACGTGCTCCACGAGCGGGTCATCGGCCAGGACCAGGCCGTGCAGGCCGTGGCCGACGCGGTGCTGCGCGCCCGTGCGGGCCTCAAGGACCCGAGCAGGCCCATCGGTTCGTTCATCTTCCTCGGCCCCACCGGCGTGGGCAAGACCGAGCTGTGCAAGACCCTGGCTTCGGCCCTGTTCGACACCGAGGAGAACATGGTGCGCATCGACATGTCCGAGTACATGGAGAAGCATACCGTGGCCCGGCTCATCGGCGCGCCTCCGGGTTACATCGGCTATGACGAGGGCGGCCAGCTCACCGAGGCCGTGCGCCGCAAGCCGTATTCGGTCATCCTGTTCGACGAGATCGAGAAGGCGCACCACGACGTGTTCAACGTCCTGCTGCAGATTCTCGACGACGGCAGATTGACCGACTCTCACGGCCGTACCGTTGATTTCAAGAACACCATCGTCATCATGACCTCCAACCTCGGGGCCGAGTACATGCTCGACGGCATCGACGAGACCGGGGAGTTCAAGGTGGGCGTGGAAGATCAGGTGATGGAGGTCCTGCGCCGCCATTTCCGGCCCGAGTTCCTCAACCGGGTGGACGAGACCGTGCTCTTCAGGCCGCTGTCGAGGGAACAGCTCATCGGCATCATCGACCTGCTGGCGGCGGGGCTGCGTTCCCGGCTGGAAGACCGCAAGATCACGCTCGAACTCACTGACAAGGCCAAGTCCTTCATCGCGGCTTCCGCCTACGACCCGAGCTTCGGGGCGCGCCCGCTGCACCGGTATCTCCAGGCCAACCTGGAGACCCCGCTGGCCCGCCTGCTCATCGGCGGCGAGCTGGAGGAGGGGGCCACGGTGACCGTGGACGAGAAGGACGGTGGACTGGTTTTCGAGTAACCGCAGGTCGTTCAAGAACAATAGCGCCCGGCTTTGCCCGGGCGCTTTTTTTTGCGCGGTTCTTTACAAAAACCTCTTGAAGGATTAATCACGGTAAGCAATGGATTATACAAGGCTTCCTGTGATTGCGGTATTTGTTGTCCTGGTTGCCGTCCTGATGGCGGCGCCGGTTGTCCATGGTCGCGACCTTCGGGCAAAGGCGGAGATGCCCACTCTGGTCGTCGTCCATTCCGACAATACCCCGCCGCTTTCCTTCAAGGGCATGAACTTCACCCCCAAGGGGCTGGTGTTGGATTTCTGGAAGGCGTGGTCCGTGCAGACCGGCATAGGCGTCACGGTCGTGCAGACGGATTGGCCCAACTCCCTGAGGATGATGCGGGAGGGGACCGCCGACGTGCACGGGGGGCTCTATTACACAGAGAGCCGTGACGCCTTTCTCGACTTTTCCATCCCGATCCTGAAGCAGAAGGCGACGCTGTTCGTGCGCGCCGACCTGGACATTACGGACATCTCGGATCTCCGGGGCCGATACGTGGGCGTACTGGAACAGGGGTATTCCCAATCCTGGCTCAGGGAGCACTATCCGGAACTCAAGCGCAAGCCGTACAAAAACTCCCGGCATATGGTAGAGGGTGCCCGGGCGGGCGAGGTGGATGGACTGCTGACCGAGTACGCGACGTTGGTTTACCAGCTCGGCTCCACGGGGCAGTCCAGGGACTTCGTGCCCCTGCAGAGCCTCTACGAGGAGACCCTCAAGGCCGCTGTCGCACAGGGCAGGGCCGATCTCCTGGAGTTGGTGGATCAGGGCATCCGGGACATGGGCGAAGAGCAGCGACGGAAGATTTACGAGCGCTGGATCATTCCCGACGACGCCCTTCCCGGATGGCTGTGGCCCGCTGCGGGCGCCGGGTTGATTGCGCTCATCATCGGCCTGGCGGCGGTGTTTTCGGGCGGTCTGCGGCGCGAATAGACCGTTTTGCAATGGTGCCGAAAGGGCTTGACTTTCACCTCGGCTTATTGAGAAGTTGCGCCTTCAACTTTCAGCCGAGGTACCATGCCCAACCTGCTTTTTCTTTCCATCCTGGCCGCTTTCCCGGCCATGGCGATCGATATGTATCTGCCCGCCATTCCCATGCTGCAGGAATT belongs to Pseudodesulfovibrio portus and includes:
- the clpB gene encoding ATP-dependent chaperone ClpB, with product MDPNTFTKKTQDAVSEAQNLAIRNGHQQIDCEHLMHALVAQDQGLAGQILRKLGIAPDAYLGAVDAEIAKMPSVSGPGARPDQIMITPRMQKTLVAADDMRKRMKDEYVSVEHVFVALMDEGSNTGVGRVNKQFSLDKNKVLGALEEVRGKQRVTSDNPEATYDSLKKYGRDLVEEARSGKLDPVIGRDSEIRRVIRILSRRTKNNPVLIGEAGVGKTAIAEGLAQRIVNEDVPEGLKNKTVFSLDMSALIAGAKYRGEFEERLKAVLKEVAESAGQIIMFIDEMHTIVGAGKTDGAMDAGNILKPMLARGELHCIGATTIDEYRKYIEKDPALERRFQTVLVEEPNVEDTISILRGLRERFEVHHGVRIADSAIVEAAVLSNRYITDRQLPDKAIDLIDEAAALIRTEIDSQPYELDKANRQIMQLEIEREALKRESDKASRERLTGLEKKLAEIKEHQAALLAQWENEKSGIERLRSIKEAIETTRREIDEAKRVHDYNRAAELEYGRLNTLEKDLEERNRELESGDTQRMVKEEVGPDDVAQVIARWTGIPVSRLMEGEREKLLKLADVLHERVIGQDQAVQAVADAVLRARAGLKDPSRPIGSFIFLGPTGVGKTELCKTLASALFDTEENMVRIDMSEYMEKHTVARLIGAPPGYIGYDEGGQLTEAVRRKPYSVILFDEIEKAHHDVFNVLLQILDDGRLTDSHGRTVDFKNTIVIMTSNLGAEYMLDGIDETGEFKVGVEDQVMEVLRRHFRPEFLNRVDETVLFRPLSREQLIGIIDLLAAGLRSRLEDRKITLELTDKAKSFIAASAYDPSFGARPLHRYLQANLETPLARLLIGGELEEGATVTVDEKDGGLVFE
- a CDS encoding transporter substrate-binding domain-containing protein, whose translation is MAAPVVHGRDLRAKAEMPTLVVVHSDNTPPLSFKGMNFTPKGLVLDFWKAWSVQTGIGVTVVQTDWPNSLRMMREGTADVHGGLYYTESRDAFLDFSIPILKQKATLFVRADLDITDISDLRGRYVGVLEQGYSQSWLREHYPELKRKPYKNSRHMVEGARAGEVDGLLTEYATLVYQLGSTGQSRDFVPLQSLYEETLKAAVAQGRADLLELVDQGIRDMGEEQRRKIYERWIIPDDALPGWLWPAAGAGLIALIIGLAAVFSGGLRRE